CAACTCGATCGGGCACGTCGTGGGCGAGGGCCGCGACTACACCGCCGCCATCATGTGCCGCCGCCCGACCTTCGACGAGGGGCGCGACCTGGTGGACGCCATCGGCGCGGGACTGTTCACGATCTTCGGCTCGGGCGAACTGGTCTGACCGGGCCGCTCCGGCCGCGGGGGCGTCCGCTCAGGCCACGCCGCAGACCGTCTCGAGGTCGGCGGTCTGCCGCTCCTCGCTGAAGTGGCCATCCGACTTCTCGGCCTTCTTCCCCACCACGGGCTTCGGCGTCGCCTCGCCCGCGGGGGTCGCGGCGCTCCCCTTCTTCTGCCCCGACGGGGCCGCCGCGGTGGCGGACGCCGCGGGCGCGGCGGAACTCGGCTTGGGACCGGACGCCGGCGCGGCGTCCGGCGTGGGCGCTGCGGGCGCGGTCGGGGCCGCCTCCGCCTGGCGCTGGGCCTCGACGTCGAGCGTCTCGGAGTGGGCGATCTCGCCGGCGACGGTGCGTCGGATCAGGTCGTAGTCCGGGCGGGAGGGCTCGATCAGCGGCGGCGCGAACGCCGTCGATGCGAGCGGCAGCCGCCGGCCGGCGTTGGCCAGTTCCAGCAGGGGCGCCACCTCGCTGCCCGGGATGTCGGTGGAGACCATCGCTCCCCCGGCGTCCGCGAGCGAGGTGAAGTTCGTGGCGACGGTGACGGGGTTCACCTGCTTGACCAGGGCGTTCATCACGCACTTCTGGCGGGTCATGCGCTCGTAGTCGCTGGAGCCTTCCCGCGAGCGGGCGAACCACAGCGCCTGGAAGCCGTCGAGCGTCACGCCCTTGCCGGGCTGGATGTAGCCCTCGACGCGGGCCGCGCCGCCCCCGATCGGGACGGCCTTGGCGATGTCGAGCTTCACCCCGCCGAGGGCGTCGATGAGGCTCTCGAACCCGCGCATGTCGACCAGGGCGTAGTAGTTGATGCCCAGCCCGAGCGTCTCGCCGACGACGGCGCGCGTGGCGGCGATGCCCGGGTCGGCGGCGTCGGGGAAGTCGGCCTTGTGCTGGTGGCCCAGCTGGTACACCGCGTTCAGCAGGCAGCTCTGGTCAGGGCAGGCGTAGCCGCCGGGGTACTGCTTGGCCAGCTGGCTGCCGCGCGGGAACGGGGCGTGCTGCAGGTTGCGCGGCAGGCTGAACAGGACGGTGCGCCCCGTGGTGGCGCTGACGGAGGCGACCATGATGGTGTCGGCCCGCAGCCCCTGCCGGTCGTCGCCGGCGTCCGCGCCGATGAGCAGCACGTTGATGCGGCCGTCCTTGGCCTGGGTCTCTCCCCCGCCGGCGAACACGTTGCCGAAGAGCTGGGCCTGGCTGCGGGACAGCGCCGAGGCCTGCGTCGCTCCGAGCCCGACGGCGGCGGCGAGCACCAGGGAGAGCCCCGCCATCC
Above is a window of Propioniciclava coleopterorum DNA encoding:
- a CDS encoding LCP family protein; translation: MNQVTHADAAQQSRRIAWRRGVGLLVMTALAPGSAQLVAGGRGVGRFAMRVWGGVLLLLAAFVATVLLNRNLAVALFTHPATQWIASVVVLALGLGWALLFLDAWRISHPRAMGGRQLGMAGLSLVLAAAVGLGATQASALSRSQAQLFGNVFAGGGETQAKDGRINVLLIGADAGDDRQGLRADTIMVASVSATTGRTVLFSLPRNLQHAPFPRGSQLAKQYPGGYACPDQSCLLNAVYQLGHQHKADFPDAADPGIAATRAVVGETLGLGINYYALVDMRGFESLIDALGGVKLDIAKAVPIGGGAARVEGYIQPGKGVTLDGFQALWFARSREGSSDYERMTRQKCVMNALVKQVNPVTVATNFTSLADAGGAMVSTDIPGSEVAPLLELANAGRRLPLASTAFAPPLIEPSRPDYDLIRRTVAGEIAHSETLDVEAQRQAEAAPTAPAAPTPDAAPASGPKPSSAAPAASATAAAPSGQKKGSAATPAGEATPKPVVGKKAEKSDGHFSEERQTADLETVCGVA